A portion of the Hoylesella buccalis ATCC 35310 genome contains these proteins:
- a CDS encoding sacsin N-terminal ATP-binding-like domain-containing protein, with protein sequence MTDAEEKYKASVEKSQQEAHEETMWGKPARDIVTGIGNNGGIHPVRAIWELVQNARDVVADGKRAKIMFIRKVDSLVFQHDGIPFTHKTIEALILQTSSKQSINNVQVGQYGTGFLTTHMFGLRFRLSAPLKTSEDFPRYFKIPNFEIDRSATDPERMKKDLHSQWETTQDWGKNYNETTEQPCEHTTFSYLYESEQAKLNAKSAFEQAPDMVPFVLTLNRNIESISFLDEINQQETIFECRKSEMDYVENLTDGIIYKYTVHRTRKSKVEGVEDKDLYIYSICSNDHTEDEPKRPKVHIILPLIQNNDGSLRVVEFKHNLPQIYIYLPLLGTEKWGFNYIVHSSLFTCDKDSRDSLRLVGNGQNNDDQAESNRKIIALANKLINQFIDQKALTLQDAKYLVRSAFPTNQADQKLGNYYNELQTNWVKKYETLMIAEDSNNNKIAINIIKVLDPKLCDACKKDDNLLNAIYDMFTKSNTWRVSKKSDMIYWSETINRWYCDAEGNPHTLTITDIANRIQELAIEEKDLSWLHEICLYIVNSQQNTLLDKYALIPNEERQLQKKASMLHPVELSPIVKNVLNLMVPEKTKLFVNNVFYDLLEDITYDYPNVKTDISTFTNNHNTAQNAARNEMKLCKKNDIDNPNQHAFIAKNYEDKKLSDELVKAMLVIFKSLLYEESESKPAELYNLLTEYYGFNTCEQIDRLSKEYGLDARTFYNTLTYDCLFKFSLEEDKSTKAEWNKRLVSLIYNISDSRSLLNYYQIYQDQQGVFKYAEWIKKQSDTVPNRVLDIYDIIIREVTKDDTSNSIKKSLLAKDYNDCFVGTAILDGMNECSQIAGELEKKGYSLSNYEHENLIVEIIENFTSGSETDKWKKLFADIDAHKGQLMFSVIQSQTKKNSIFKIMKIEDEKRLKAIAELANDPRMEEIIEAGRKAVAQFDYEKRHVCFIRDLGNYVEQILLQQLQGAVNSERLKVEVTDQQGGQDYKVLLDNKVVYYIEVKSRWTTSDSVEMSSLQFKTSVAEKEHYSLCYVDMTWKNIGDVSEREYDDLDTCISHTKVLNDIGKRNEWCIDSVQNDDSRTHIGGGYSLIVPQKLFNQENATDFNGLVDHIKQAIEKVMNQN encoded by the coding sequence ATGACAGATGCAGAGGAAAAATACAAAGCTTCAGTTGAAAAATCTCAACAAGAAGCACATGAAGAAACCATGTGGGGAAAACCTGCTCGTGATATAGTCACCGGCATTGGTAACAATGGCGGCATACACCCCGTACGTGCTATATGGGAACTTGTGCAAAATGCACGTGATGTTGTAGCAGATGGCAAACGTGCTAAAATTATGTTTATTCGTAAAGTAGACTCATTAGTTTTTCAGCACGATGGCATTCCATTTACACACAAAACAATAGAGGCTCTTATTCTTCAAACTAGTTCAAAGCAGAGCATAAACAACGTGCAAGTAGGCCAATATGGCACAGGATTTCTTACTACTCATATGTTCGGTTTAAGGTTTAGATTGAGTGCCCCTCTAAAAACATCAGAAGATTTTCCAAGATACTTTAAAATCCCAAATTTTGAAATTGATCGTTCTGCAACAGATCCCGAAAGGATGAAGAAAGATTTGCATAGTCAATGGGAAACAACACAAGATTGGGGCAAGAATTATAATGAAACAACCGAACAACCTTGCGAACACACTACATTCAGCTATCTTTATGAAAGCGAACAAGCCAAGTTGAATGCAAAGTCGGCCTTTGAACAAGCACCTGACATGGTTCCATTTGTCTTGACTCTGAACAGGAATATAGAAAGCATTTCTTTTCTTGACGAAATAAATCAACAAGAGACTATATTTGAGTGTCGCAAATCAGAAATGGATTATGTAGAGAATTTGACAGATGGAATAATATACAAGTATACTGTGCACCGTACAAGAAAGTCTAAGGTTGAAGGTGTAGAGGATAAAGATTTGTATATTTACAGCATCTGTAGCAATGATCATACAGAAGATGAACCTAAGAGACCTAAAGTACATATCATATTACCTCTTATACAAAATAATGATGGCAGTTTAAGAGTTGTTGAATTCAAGCATAATCTGCCACAAATCTACATTTACCTACCACTTCTTGGTACAGAAAAATGGGGTTTCAACTATATTGTACATTCGTCACTATTCACATGCGACAAGGATAGTCGTGACAGTTTACGTCTTGTAGGAAATGGTCAGAATAATGACGATCAAGCTGAAAGCAATCGTAAAATCATTGCACTTGCCAATAAGTTAATCAATCAATTTATTGACCAAAAAGCATTGACATTGCAGGATGCTAAATATTTGGTCCGCTCTGCTTTTCCAACCAACCAAGCAGACCAAAAATTGGGAAACTATTACAATGAGTTGCAGACTAATTGGGTTAAGAAATATGAAACACTAATGATTGCAGAAGATAGCAATAATAATAAAATTGCTATTAATATTATTAAAGTGCTCGATCCTAAATTATGTGATGCTTGTAAAAAGGATGATAATTTGCTTAACGCAATATACGACATGTTTACAAAGTCGAATACTTGGAGGGTATCCAAAAAGTCGGACATGATTTATTGGAGTGAAACCATTAATCGTTGGTATTGTGATGCAGAGGGTAATCCGCATACATTGACAATAACAGATATAGCAAACAGAATTCAGGAATTAGCGATAGAAGAAAAAGACCTATCTTGGCTTCATGAGATATGTCTTTATATTGTAAATAGCCAGCAGAACACTCTGTTGGATAAATACGCTCTTATACCGAATGAAGAGAGACAATTACAAAAAAAAGCTTCAATGCTGCATCCTGTTGAGTTATCTCCAATAGTAAAGAACGTTTTGAATTTGATGGTTCCTGAAAAGACAAAACTTTTTGTTAATAATGTCTTCTACGATCTGTTAGAAGATATAACATATGATTATCCTAATGTCAAGACAGACATTTCTACTTTTACAAATAATCACAACACTGCTCAAAATGCTGCACGCAACGAAATGAAGTTATGTAAGAAGAACGACATTGATAACCCTAACCAACATGCTTTTATTGCCAAGAATTACGAAGACAAAAAGTTAAGCGATGAATTAGTAAAGGCAATGTTGGTTATATTCAAATCTTTGCTTTATGAAGAAAGTGAAAGCAAACCTGCCGAACTTTACAATTTGCTTACAGAGTATTATGGTTTTAACACGTGCGAACAAATTGACAGATTAAGCAAAGAGTATGGACTTGATGCCCGTACATTCTATAATACGCTTACTTACGATTGTCTTTTCAAATTTTCGTTAGAAGAAGATAAGTCTACAAAAGCTGAGTGGAATAAGAGATTAGTGTCACTTATATATAATATATCAGATTCTCGCAGTTTATTGAATTATTACCAGATATATCAAGACCAGCAAGGTGTATTCAAATACGCAGAATGGATAAAGAAACAGTCTGATACAGTACCAAACAGAGTTCTCGATATCTACGATATCATTATAAGAGAAGTAACTAAAGATGATACTTCCAATAGCATAAAGAAAAGCTTGCTCGCTAAAGACTACAACGATTGTTTTGTGGGAACAGCCATTCTGGATGGTATGAATGAATGTTCCCAAATTGCAGGTGAATTAGAGAAAAAAGGTTATTCTTTATCGAACTATGAGCACGAAAATTTAATTGTTGAGATTATAGAAAACTTCACTTCTGGTTCTGAAACAGACAAGTGGAAAAAGCTTTTTGCCGACATAGATGCACACAAAGGTCAACTTATGTTCTCTGTCATTCAAAGTCAAACAAAGAAGAACAGTATCTTCAAAATTATGAAGATAGAAGACGAAAAACGGTTGAAAGCAATTGCGGAACTTGCCAATGATCCCAGGATGGAGGAAATTATTGAGGCTGGTAGAAAGGCTGTAGCACAATTTGATTACGAAAAACGTCACGTTTGCTTTATTCGCGATTTGGGTAATTACGTAGAACAAATATTATTGCAGCAACTCCAAGGAGCTGTAAACAGCGAACGTTTAAAGGTCGAGGTTACTGATCAACAAGGTGGTCAAGACTATAAGGTTTTACTTGACAATAAGGTTGTTTATTATATTGAGGTGAAATCCAGATGGACGACAAGCGACTCTGTTGAAATGAGTTCTTTACAATTCAAGACGTCTGTTGCTGAAAAAGAACACTATTCGCTATGTTACGTTGACATGACATGGAAGAACATTGGAGATGTTAGTGAACGTGAATATGATGATTTAGATACTTGTATCAGCCATACAAAAGTACTCAACGATATTGGCAAACGCAACGAATGGTGCATTGATAGCGTTCAAAATGACGATAGTCGCACTCATATAGGTGGAGGTTATAGTCTTATTGTTCCTCAGAAACTATTCAACCAAGAGAATGCAACAGATTTCAATGGCTTGGTAGACCATATAAAGCAAGCCATTGAAAAAGTGATGAACCAAAACTAA
- a CDS encoding DUF3825 domain-containing protein: MNTAGKTGIMKLGYVKNLKPNKRGENCISVLSKIIGKKIHLKDINDFIESELCKIEYSDQHGNPCARENALILKFQLGQKSNIGDYIYGVFQREKTTENFMGVKWEIAKTPESLGTINEKSLSNLRDIADRTINNIEDIFVVNSIEYLNGAGYNKFSDGTVVDDKTAKFIRFKTTLKNHDGQILYGWLTKNIKNGFEGIDWGPEESFESSRKNREQFFVGRMAFAAIDVCNSFLEKLGSMTIEEPWEYKNRKDPNFKYPILKSYLEFELDRLYYEKETYGWDSKILYNKDRSRALFNTNLIDKFGHDLNIMGDVQLLGGREIICNLEMCPSILSLRKLGFENCEPLPPKFFEDINEIVFHCEWDIDRNVLKYEHIIEQRIERFPDKYKDLEADDLGQKMDNAIEFAKKIAQRNYKFIIPMYYPTRQRIQLLMPIYLETSYTSQPDFALVLTPHADERLYTPETILGLDEVYQDARLVAKPEESWLNPRIIE, translated from the coding sequence ATGAATACAGCAGGAAAAACTGGCATAATGAAATTGGGATATGTAAAAAATCTCAAACCTAATAAAAGAGGAGAAAATTGCATTTCCGTATTGTCAAAAATTATAGGAAAGAAAATCCATTTAAAAGACATTAACGACTTCATAGAATCAGAGCTATGCAAGATAGAGTACTCTGATCAACATGGAAATCCATGTGCAAGAGAAAATGCTCTCATCTTAAAATTTCAATTAGGTCAAAAGAGCAATATCGGTGATTACATTTATGGTGTGTTTCAAAGAGAAAAAACAACAGAGAATTTCATGGGGGTAAAATGGGAAATTGCAAAAACTCCGGAATCACTCGGGACAATAAATGAAAAAAGTTTGTCTAACCTTCGTGACATTGCAGATCGTACAATTAATAATATTGAAGACATCTTTGTCGTCAATAGCATTGAGTATTTAAATGGTGCAGGATATAACAAATTTTCTGATGGAACAGTTGTTGATGACAAAACCGCAAAATTTATTAGATTCAAAACAACTCTCAAAAATCATGATGGACAGATTTTGTATGGATGGTTAACTAAGAACATAAAAAATGGTTTTGAAGGTATAGACTGGGGACCAGAAGAATCTTTCGAGAGTTCAAGAAAGAACAGAGAGCAGTTTTTTGTGGGTAGAATGGCTTTTGCTGCAATTGACGTTTGCAATTCCTTTCTTGAAAAGTTAGGAAGCATGACTATTGAAGAACCTTGGGAATACAAGAATAGAAAAGACCCAAATTTTAAATATCCCATTTTGAAATCTTATCTTGAGTTCGAATTAGATAGGTTGTATTATGAAAAAGAGACATATGGATGGGATAGCAAAATACTTTACAACAAGGACAGAAGTAGAGCTTTGTTTAATACAAACCTTATTGATAAGTTTGGTCATGACTTGAACATCATGGGTGATGTTCAACTGTTAGGAGGACGAGAGATAATATGCAATCTAGAGATGTGCCCATCGATATTGTCTCTTCGCAAACTCGGCTTTGAAAATTGCGAGCCATTGCCACCTAAGTTCTTTGAGGACATAAATGAAATTGTGTTCCATTGTGAATGGGATATTGACCGCAACGTTTTAAAATATGAGCATATTATAGAACAAAGAATTGAACGCTTCCCTGATAAATATAAGGATCTTGAGGCTGACGACCTTGGTCAAAAAATGGATAACGCAATAGAATTTGCAAAAAAAATTGCACAAAGAAATTATAAGTTTATCATACCGATGTATTACCCAACGAGACAGCGTATTCAGCTTCTTATGCCAATATATTTAGAAACTTCTTATACTTCTCAGCCAGACTTCGCTTTAGTCCTTACTCCACATGCAGACGAGAGGCTCTATACTCCTGAAACAATTCTGGGATTGGACGAAGTATATCAAGATGCAAGACTTGTCGCTAAGCCAGAGGAATCGTGGTTAAATCCTCGAATTATAGAATAA
- a CDS encoding helix-turn-helix domain-containing protein gives MKNLNRIKGALADAGKTGIWLAGQLGKDPVTVSKWCTNTTQPDLQTLAKISELLKVNIRELLVNQNF, from the coding sequence ATGAAAAATCTGAATAGAATTAAAGGAGCATTGGCTGATGCAGGCAAAACAGGCATTTGGCTTGCCGGTCAATTAGGTAAGGATCCCGTAACGGTTTCCAAGTGGTGCACAAACACTACGCAACCCGATTTGCAGACGCTGGCAAAGATTTCAGAACTGCTAAAGGTTAACATACGAGAATTATTAGTAAATCAAAACTTCTAG
- a CDS encoding transposase: MKYTSHLKQLSVDMFRSSFDELDKNNRWVKLGDLLPWTELEKVYNSRLDNEVKGAGNKPARMIIGACIIKHKFSLSDEDTISMIQANPYMQYLCGLSEFTDKPLFDPSLFTTIRKRITIEEINKLTIELLNKELTTKEARKVEEQKQKFPAAGDV, translated from the coding sequence ATGAAGTATACTTCACATTTGAAACAGTTATCGGTCGATATGTTCCGTTCATCCTTTGATGAGCTGGACAAGAATAATCGCTGGGTAAAATTAGGCGATCTTCTTCCATGGACAGAACTGGAAAAGGTATACAACTCTAGACTTGACAATGAAGTTAAAGGTGCAGGTAACAAGCCTGCCCGCATGATTATCGGTGCATGTATTATCAAGCATAAGTTTTCTCTTTCTGACGAGGATACAATCTCAATGATTCAGGCGAACCCATACATGCAGTATCTGTGTGGTCTGTCAGAGTTCACCGACAAGCCGCTTTTCGATCCTTCCCTGTTTACAACTATTCGTAAGCGTATCACGATTGAAGAGATTAATAAACTTACCATTGAGCTTCTCAACAAAGAGCTTACGACCAAGGAGGCACGCAAGGTAGAAGAACAGAAACAAAAATTCCCAGCAGCTGGAGATGTTTGA
- a CDS encoding transposase: MYMNRTNSRILKKYEIKTYCKPLGRPPKEPGSPEYLKKMAKAVGERNEVECSFGTGKRVYRANNIRAKFPKTAECWTAMCYFVKNVMKFLKELCLALFEIKLNLWTNATAKFRVRCFAAMAIY, encoded by the coding sequence ATCTACATGAACCGTACAAACAGTAGGATTCTCAAAAAATATGAGATAAAGACTTACTGCAAACCATTAGGTCGACCGCCAAAGGAACCCGGAAGTCCCGAATATCTCAAGAAGATGGCCAAGGCCGTCGGAGAACGAAACGAAGTTGAATGCTCTTTCGGCACAGGCAAGAGAGTCTATCGAGCCAATAACATCAGAGCCAAGTTTCCAAAAACAGCAGAATGCTGGACAGCAATGTGCTACTTTGTCAAGAACGTGATGAAGTTCCTCAAGGAACTTTGTCTTGCCCTTTTCGAAATTAAGCTCAATTTATGGACAAATGCCACTGCAAAGTTTAGAGTCCGCTGCTTTGCAGCCATGGCAATTTATTAA
- a CDS encoding TlpA disulfide reductase family protein: MKRACKLKFFILSVATWLYSSGASAQSNFTMSGALTDVANDSILVEYVERNPDKKIINFATPVNNGHFNFSLSIDKAYQGSLRLKSSPKKVIYFFFVPDEFVNIEGDFIDEYSVRTSGSAFYQQYAKVMDVGRPFHKEFDIAKKEYEAGVAAGDNAVRLDSIRKAANRDINRRMHSVVEEYIVQHPDEDATATLVLDVNMDRVLPVIRKLSPAVRNGRFKGYLDMWQEAFERMAMMRKARKEVADTAKVGAMAPDFSLPTPQGDTLTLSSLRGKYVLLDFWGSWCTWCIKGFPKMKECYAQYGDRIEFVGIDCNDKAEKWKQALEKYQLPWPQVRDGDAKVETAYRVKGYPYKVLIGPDGKILKTYLGEVETFYQELGQIITSDKD, from the coding sequence ATGAAAAGAGCATGTAAATTGAAATTCTTTATTTTGTCGGTGGCAACGTGGCTGTATTCGTCAGGGGCCTCGGCACAGAGCAATTTTACGATGAGCGGCGCACTGACCGACGTTGCAAACGACTCCATCCTCGTGGAGTATGTAGAGCGAAATCCGGACAAGAAAATCATCAATTTTGCTACGCCCGTCAACAACGGCCATTTCAATTTTTCGCTTTCTATAGACAAGGCCTACCAAGGGAGTCTTCGGTTGAAATCCAGTCCCAAAAAGGTCATCTACTTTTTCTTTGTCCCCGACGAATTTGTCAACATTGAAGGAGATTTCATCGACGAGTACAGCGTCCGCACTTCGGGCAGCGCGTTCTATCAGCAGTACGCCAAAGTGATGGACGTGGGAAGGCCTTTCCACAAGGAATTTGACATCGCCAAAAAAGAGTATGAGGCTGGAGTGGCTGCCGGTGACAATGCCGTTCGGCTCGACAGCATACGCAAAGCCGCCAACCGTGACATCAATCGGCGCATGCACTCTGTGGTCGAGGAGTACATCGTACAGCATCCCGACGAGGACGCCACGGCGACTTTGGTGCTTGACGTGAATATGGATCGTGTGCTTCCGGTCATACGGAAGCTTAGTCCCGCAGTGCGCAACGGTCGTTTCAAAGGATATTTGGATATGTGGCAGGAAGCCTTCGAGCGGATGGCCATGATGAGGAAAGCTCGGAAAGAAGTAGCCGATACGGCTAAAGTAGGCGCAATGGCCCCCGATTTTTCCCTCCCCACGCCGCAGGGCGATACGCTCACGCTCAGTTCCCTGCGGGGTAAATATGTGCTGCTGGACTTCTGGGGCTCATGGTGCACATGGTGCATCAAGGGATTTCCCAAAATGAAAGAATGCTATGCCCAATACGGCGACCGCATTGAGTTTGTGGGCATCGATTGCAACGACAAAGCCGAAAAATGGAAACAGGCTTTGGAGAAATACCAGTTGCCGTGGCCGCAGGTGAGAGACGGCGATGCGAAGGTCGAGACCGCATATAGGGTGAAAGGCTATCCTTATAAGGTGCTGATAGGTCCCGATGGGAAGATATTGAAAACTTATTTGGGCGAGGTGGAGACGTTCTATCAGGAGTTGGGCCAAATCATAACCTCTGACAAAGATTAG
- a CDS encoding ATP-binding protein, with protein MKFSEVIGQEDAQARLLQLVRENRVPHAIMLCGPYGSGKLALALAFASYLLGERNEEGQSVLNNDHAVTNAEAMLRNWEHPDLHFTFPVIRPTGTSSDHKMVSDDFGREWRTLLKEGAYFSMDQWLDRMKATTQQAQIFEAESDELTRKLSLKSSQGSYKISLIWLPERMNQVCANKLLKLLEEPPLQTLFILVCEEPEKLLETIRSRVQRIDVRRIDDQAIEQALVEKRGLETDMAHRIARTANGNWLKALETLDADNENRQFLETFKQLMRLAYMRNVKELKKWTEGVAGYGREKQRRMLDYFSRMVRENFMYNFRLPELNYMTMEEEDFAKNFARFINEANVMEIEELFASARRDIGQNANAKIVFFNMALEMIVLLIKK; from the coding sequence GTGAAATTCAGCGAAGTAATCGGACAGGAAGACGCTCAGGCGCGCCTTTTACAGCTGGTGCGCGAGAACCGTGTGCCCCATGCCATCATGCTTTGCGGTCCGTACGGCAGTGGCAAGTTGGCCTTGGCGCTGGCTTTTGCCTCCTATTTGCTGGGCGAACGCAACGAAGAGGGGCAATCGGTGCTGAACAACGACCACGCCGTGACCAATGCCGAGGCCATGCTGCGCAACTGGGAGCATCCCGATTTGCACTTCACCTTCCCCGTGATTCGCCCAACAGGCACCTCGTCTGACCACAAGATGGTGAGCGACGACTTTGGCCGGGAATGGCGAACGCTGCTCAAAGAGGGCGCTTATTTCAGCATGGATCAATGGCTCGACCGCATGAAGGCCACCACGCAGCAAGCCCAAATATTTGAGGCCGAGAGCGATGAGCTGACCCGCAAGCTGAGCTTGAAATCGAGTCAGGGCAGCTACAAAATCTCCCTCATCTGGCTGCCCGAGCGCATGAACCAGGTTTGTGCCAACAAACTGCTCAAGCTACTGGAAGAGCCGCCCCTGCAAACCCTATTCATCCTGGTGTGCGAGGAGCCCGAAAAACTGCTCGAGACCATCCGAAGTCGCGTGCAACGCATCGACGTGAGGCGCATTGACGACCAGGCCATTGAGCAGGCATTGGTAGAAAAACGCGGACTGGAAACCGACATGGCGCACCGCATAGCACGCACGGCTAACGGCAACTGGCTGAAAGCACTGGAGACGCTGGATGCAGACAACGAGAACAGACAGTTTTTGGAAACGTTCAAACAACTGATGCGACTGGCGTACATGCGCAACGTGAAGGAACTGAAGAAATGGACTGAGGGCGTTGCCGGCTACGGACGAGAGAAGCAGCGGCGCATGCTGGACTACTTCAGCAGAATGGTTCGCGAAAACTTTATGTACAACTTTCGCCTGCCCGAGCTGAACTACATGACGATGGAAGAGGAGGATTTTGCCAAGAACTTCGCCCGATTCATCAACGAAGCCAACGTCATGGAGATTGAAGAACTGTTCGCCTCGGCACGAAGAGACATCGGGCAAAACGCCAATGCAAAGATTGTTTTCTTCAACATGGCGTTGGAAATGATTGTTCTGCTCATCAAAAAATAA
- a CDS encoding stage 0 sporulation family protein yields the protein MDYKNMKFKIANGCDRGLCRHSCGRQDKQLNTYDWLADIPGNNLTTDLVEVQFKNTRKGYFHNVNGLDLKKGDIVAVEASPGHDIGVVTLTGSLVKLQIKKANLRSQDEIKRIYRIAKEVDMEKYREAKAREHDTMIQSRKIAKDLGLQMKIGDVEYQGDGNKAIFYYIADERVDFRQLIKVLAETFHVRIEMKQIGARQEAGRIGGTGPCGRELCCATWMKNFVSVSTNSARIQDISLNPQKLAGMCAKLKCCLNYEADDYLEASRKLPSREIVLHTVDKDYYHFKADILTGMVTYSTEKNAAVDLETIDIQRIQEIIEMNKRGEKPASLLNDGQKKEEHKPKDLLAGADISRFDKNKNRKKRPNTEASEGNAKRGNNNNRRRNNQNRRPRTARKDNQERQADN from the coding sequence ATGGATTACAAAAATATGAAATTCAAGATAGCCAACGGGTGTGACAGAGGCCTTTGCCGCCACTCGTGTGGCCGCCAAGACAAGCAGTTGAACACCTATGACTGGCTGGCCGACATCCCAGGAAACAACCTGACGACCGACTTGGTGGAGGTTCAGTTCAAGAATACCCGAAAGGGATATTTCCACAACGTGAACGGGTTGGACCTGAAAAAGGGCGACATCGTGGCCGTAGAAGCCAGTCCGGGACACGACATTGGCGTGGTGACGCTCACCGGAAGCCTGGTGAAGCTGCAAATCAAGAAGGCCAATTTGAGGTCGCAAGATGAGATTAAACGCATCTACCGCATCGCCAAAGAGGTGGACATGGAGAAATACAGGGAGGCGAAGGCTCGCGAACACGACACCATGATACAGAGTAGAAAAATTGCGAAGGATCTTGGTTTGCAAATGAAGATAGGCGACGTGGAGTATCAGGGCGACGGCAACAAGGCCATCTTCTACTATATCGCCGACGAACGCGTAGACTTCAGGCAGCTCATCAAAGTGCTGGCCGAAACCTTCCACGTACGCATTGAGATGAAACAGATTGGTGCCCGGCAGGAAGCAGGGCGCATTGGCGGCACCGGACCCTGTGGGCGAGAGCTTTGCTGTGCCACCTGGATGAAGAATTTCGTATCGGTTAGCACCAATTCAGCACGCATCCAAGACATCTCGTTGAACCCACAAAAGTTGGCCGGAATGTGCGCCAAACTGAAATGCTGCCTCAACTATGAGGCCGACGACTATCTGGAAGCCAGCCGAAAACTGCCCAGCAGGGAGATTGTATTGCACACGGTGGACAAGGATTATTATCATTTCAAGGCAGACATCCTCACAGGGATGGTGACCTACTCTACCGAAAAAAACGCTGCCGTGGACCTCGAGACGATTGATATCCAACGCATCCAGGAAATCATTGAGATGAACAAACGGGGCGAAAAGCCAGCTTCGCTCTTGAATGATGGGCAGAAGAAAGAAGAACACAAGCCTAAAGACTTGCTTGCCGGTGCTGACATCAGTAGGTTTGACAAAAACAAAAACCGAAAGAAAAGGCCCAACACAGAGGCTTCAGAAGGTAATGCAAAACGGGGAAACAATAACAATCGGCGCAGAAATAACCAAAACCGCAGGCCGAGAACGGCCCGAAAAGACAATCAAGAACGTCAGGCAGATAATTGA
- a CDS encoding gliding motility lipoprotein GldH: MRKLGVALILCILFAACNEKKVYDTFRHTPLAGWEKNDSLAFDVPKLKASGHYQSALALRINNDYPFMGLTLIVEQTVHPAHIKHVDTLNCTLIGANGVPKGQGIGYYQYAFDITSMDLHEGDSLHISVRHDMKREILPGISNVGVSLTKR; the protein is encoded by the coding sequence ATGAGAAAGTTGGGGGTAGCACTCATCCTTTGCATCCTTTTTGCAGCTTGCAACGAAAAAAAAGTGTATGACACCTTTCGTCATACACCGCTTGCAGGCTGGGAAAAGAATGACAGTTTGGCGTTTGATGTGCCCAAGTTGAAAGCCTCGGGACACTACCAATCGGCGTTGGCCCTGCGAATCAACAACGATTATCCCTTCATGGGACTCACGCTCATCGTTGAGCAAACCGTTCATCCGGCGCATATCAAACACGTCGACACGCTCAATTGCACACTCATTGGTGCCAATGGGGTGCCCAAGGGACAAGGAATTGGCTACTATCAATATGCGTTTGACATCACTTCAATGGACTTACACGAAGGTGATTCGCTGCACATCAGCGTGCGTCATGACATGAAAAGAGAGATTTTACCAGGCATCAGCAACGTGGGAGTGAGCCTGACGAAACGGTAA